Proteins from a single region of Electrophorus electricus isolate fEleEle1 chromosome 5, fEleEle1.pri, whole genome shotgun sequence:
- the rttn gene encoding rotatin isoform X1, whose product MELSSLIKKLGHPLVEIRVRALRNIRSKLQHGLLSPPDLVQERTLCMNLLEWFNFPEVPMQDEALGLISELSLHPSGSVMLKDVGAVEFLNQLSPSVGPQFRPVIDGILDQLFHLATCPPTTTQDQPMTSSAQRAVFPGAVEDTEVRGYFQPSGASQVNAAFPRGSGNNSIGCLKFSVFPWLSLTTTDRHILSSNESSLRSDRPDLVHATCELLRDVIMQDFPSEIFLQRPSIVQSLLQLVGVSETASTRLHALGCLQQLCRSLRCRMRFHRDPSFCSAKHDPVSQNSSISYSQEVRGTQRSEVSTPVDCSPRPSVVGRRGQRLRGDGQDGDAASTSSSASQRGGTPEQGPRPSLELPLEVEHEDAPELQLQQWNLARFGVETLEHTLPLLRTGEAGLLRQALAVLGDVVELLADCVAPELWDEQSFTAHELRQHLQTCMGTLGDVLCQHSSAVSSDQPESSVIHHRVAYTTTAVLTVHFLQALLPLERAGENLPESVVAAVSRLCLDIPFSLAFPNSHEAALAYVEQASSDGYALYRRASRAAHAMEATCCFLKEIQAEGEKNWLDLLELSAQAVDGLPYHQHLPLVRECVRMCSYLWRSAQASALLQMESQKVLLRLLSHPLCPVKQEAYACTLDLVKECLGVHNVARPASSVCSGVHFLFHSRVLYEITGFGLQDPVSGVSSSARDVVLYLLKGRLMMTPSSWEKFTEALYPVIPVLQSYAGVEDTLGSCVLLLSELRPELEENSRNYTAQLRAVLRLLFTKHHTVRSRAVEQLLPLLTSATGPGPSKPTLDGPALSSLASLYVTSKPVDIRLDDSNRSYLKVESVIRLYRVLASDTVDLVLRRSAADQLIVVLQDTVMHAAVKAQGLPDKLISLITECVNGVAVNTVCLLEPSVAILRRLVYTDTSLRHNLGLDPTWLRTLLRASVRIQETAGDVTEAAVLMCLLLFDEVARVDVWTDKAEPDTGLCPFSLPVCVIRRYSLPMLVSSHHAVSPFCTVLPPHTALLAAPAPREALQVAWNRAWHAGTAALLEQLRTTRGGTPEFHGDLVLSESQAVVLCASDIHTTFQDCLEAVRSAGSHSQVTSALTRMHLCLLTDRLALRDSTQCSKTALQSLPWHAAVERFIRVRPACLQDEELLVDVLSFLNTFFQQNPSPSDDEDLRWLLELLLKQDTPVLLDLLLAVEPQVKAEDLQGFGQQLQRELTNLFNTLLLRLTYTSDRSCVLLRGVLASELSVRLLQCLRLSDAPCFYGLPSLEHTLHSMTHTTAVPGWSTNVPGTEPHTLCRKYLSGLLEVISSFCVEWGGNCMSFMGKGVTKNAVVCLLHLTHEVMAECKDQDWLPLWSLGQDQGSDGSSAAQLGLAWLIPLWVDRDPEVRCASLALGAALSSVAGGCVALTASCQNISGGVWATLLNILLDTQECSMVRREVAFVLQNLLVMPMPCNAVEARESFWQSPCVHDETSGLSLVGLPALQALLCHCHFFEHVDQMVRSCYRGQHAFSLCPPLAYAPPHIARPDVNDALKLWRGAVPLTSTRGVVPARTADSMSTSSTLLFPSSASETHSPVPSSCPAARDVLVGRLNAQGQSDMESSDSSLSQQGVEGPACVAIVTPHLLSGVCGVLANLVAVLPEFSLSALTQHHILTGMVSLVDALVLEDSVRKLKTLPLLPAETEDARSQVLGCVYYVGSVCKLLRCAALQTQEVFSQADLLQALLPRLLSVLTLAVTDLDVCTRGAVLSTWTDVLSLLVTLLRRHSAAAAPAVCASLGKHWHRISDSVRVGMRDGDTALCMTSLHFLCVLLCEEVKGRRMYGEEHAPPLTTALNAQTGEELCDLLLEKFEKTQFQDPLKKVISRALVSLLACSHTAQTYASKAGFLDACVEKMKTIHSQLQLESLKPCKAAHKKKEEASLKELRMVLELLRNCLYRHQRCKEVATELRMAAVLLALWPWLVLHDQVMTPALELLCVYTANCSTACRAVCGTTTHAALPRPVVLSSLMQGVMKLASQRPPDSGSVHSLAFSLLANLAVSRDSRGLLQKSNFLHHFLTVRVPRVSRKAGSPASVTVSHWLHLLLSVSYSEDGQHMIVTQRGFVELLADLARVTAADPRPTALLILHNLCFCSASKPRVLACDKAVDMLLSCLDSRSADARAIGSSALWALLHNNHKATATLKCPSVQLKVTEAYALAKRDAEQKSEEDVYLLKCLAHLTQLLST is encoded by the exons ATGGAGTTATCATCACTTATTAAGAAACTCG GGCACCCCTTGGTGGAGATCAGAGTCCGAGCTCTCAGAAACATCAGGTCAAAGCTGCAACACGGATTGCTCTCTCCTCCGGACCTCGTCCAAGAGAGGACGCTCTGCATGAACCTGCTGGAGTGGTTTAACTTCCCTGAGGTGCCCATGCAGGACGAAGCCTTGGGGCTGATCAGCGAGCTCTCCCTG CACCCAAGTGGAAGTGTCATGCTCAAGGATGTGGGGGCGGTGGAGTTCCTGAACCAGCTCTCCCCCAGCGTGGGACCTCAGTTCAGGCCTGTTATAGACGGGATCCTCGACCAGCTGTTCCACCTTGCCACCTGTCCTCCCACTACCACCCAGGACCAGCCTATGACCTCATCTGCTCAGCGGG CTGTGTTCCCGGGTGCAGTGGAGGACACAGAAGTCCGTGGATACTTCCAGCCATCCGGAGCCAGTCAGGTTAATGCAGCCTTTCCCAGGGGCTCAG GGAATAACTCCATTGGATGCCTGAAGTTCTCTGTTTTTCCATGGCTGTCTTTGActacaacagacaggcacatatTGTCATCAAATGAAAG CTCTTTAAGAAGCGACAGGCCTGATTTAGTGCACGCTACTTGTGAACTTCTGCGAGACGTGATCATGCAGGACTTTCCGTCGGAAATATTCCTCCAGCGGCCGAGCATAGTGCAG agTCTTCTGCAGCTGGTCGGCGTGAGTGAGACTGCCTCCACGCGGCTCCATGCGCTGGGCTGCTTGCAGCAGCTCTGTAGGAGCCTGAGGTGCCGTATGCGTTTCCACCGAGATCCCAGCTTCTGCTCAGCCAAGCACG ACCCTGTCTCTCAGAACTCCTCCATCTCCTACAGTCAGGAGGTCAGAGgcacacagaggtcagaggtctcCACTCCGGTGGATTGCTCCCCGCGTCCGTCTGTGGTTGGCCGGCGTGGCCAGAGACTCCGGGGGGACGGTCAGGACGGAGACGCTGCCTCCACCag CAGCAGTGCTTCTCAGAGAGGGGgcacccctgagcaaggcccgcGGCCCAGCTTGGAGCTCCCCCTGGAGGTGGAGCACGAGGACGCCCctgagctccagctccagcagtgGAACTTGGCCAGATTTGGCGTGGAGACTCTGGAACACACGCTGCCTCTGCTCAGGACAG GGGAGGCGGGGCTTTTGCGGCAGGCCCTGGCCGTTCTGGGTGATGTTGTGGAGCTGCTGGCTGACTGCGTGGCCCCGGAGCTGTGGGACGAGCAGAGCTTCACGGCACACGAGCTG AGACAGCATCTTCAGACGTGCATGGGGACCCTGGGAGACGTGCTGTGCCAGCACAGCAGCGCAGTGTCGTCAGACCAACCTGAGTCATCTGTGATTCACCACCGTGTGGCATACACGACCACAGCTGTGCTCACTGTTCACTTCCTGCAAGCGCTCTTACCTTTGGAGAGG GCGGGTGAGAACCTTCCGGAGAGCGTGGTAGCCGCTGTTTCCCGCCTCTGCCTGGATATTCCCTTCAGTCTGGCCTTCCCAAACAGTCATGAGGCAGCGCTGGCCTACGTGGAGCAGGCCAGCTCCGACGGCTACGCCCTGTACCGCAGGGCGAGCCGCGCCGCACACGCCATGGAGGCAACCTGCTGCTTCCTGAAGGAGATCCAGGCTGAG GGAGAGAAGAATTGGCTGGACCTGTTGGAGCTCTCAGCCCAGGCAGTTGATGGTCTCCCATACCACCAACACCTGCCCCTCGTCAGAGAATGTGTTCGGATGTGCTCATACCT GTGGAGGTCTGCCCAGGCCAGTGCTCTGCTGCAGATGGAAAGTCAGAAGGTCCTCCTCAGGCTCCTGTCTCACCCGCTGTGCCCGGTGAAGCAGGAGGCATACGCCTGCACCCTGGACCTGGTGAAG GAATGTTTGGGGGTTCATAATGTGGCCAGACCGGCCTCCTCCGTCTGCAGTGGTGTACACTTCCTGTTCCACTCGCGCGTCCTCTATGAAATCACTGGCTTTGGTCTTCAGGATCCGGTGAGCGGG GTGAGCTCATCTGCCAGGGATGTTGTGCTCTATCTGCTGAAGGGACGATTGATGATGACACCTTCCAGCTGGGAGAAATTTACTGAGGCACTTTACCCTGTTATCCCTGTACtgcag agcTACGCAGGTGTGGAGGACACTCTGGGAAGTTGTGTGTTGTTACTGAGCGAGCTGAGACCTGAGCTGGAAGAGAACTCCCGTAATTACACTGCTCAGCTACGTGCTGTGCTACGACTGCTGTTCACCAAACACCACAC ggTGAGAAGCAGAGCAGTTGAACAGTTGCTGCCCCTCCTGACCAGTGCGACGGGTCCTGGACCCTCCAAGCCGACCCTGGATGGCCCTGCCCTCTCCTCACTAGCGTCTCTCTATGTTACCAGCAAACCAGTGGACATCAGACTAGATGATTCCAACAGGTCCTATCTTAAG GTGGAGTCTGTGATCAGGCTGTACAGAGTGCTGGCCTCGGACACCGTGGACCTGGTTCTGCGGAGATCGGCCGCCGATCAGCTGATCGTTGTTCTGCAGG ATACTGTGATGCACGCCGCTGTGAAGGCTCAAGGCTTACCTGACAAGCTCATATCTCTGATCACGGAGTGTGTGAATGGCGTGGCAGTG aacactgtctgtctgttggagCCCAGTGTTGCTATTCTGAGGAGGCTGGTGTACACAGACACGTCTCTGCGCCACAACCTGGGCCTGGATCCCACCTGGCTCCGCACACTGCTGAgag CCTCCGTGCGGATCCAGGAGACAGCAGGTGACGTGACTGAGGCTGCAGTGTTGATGTGTCTCCTGCTGTTTGACGAGGTTGCCCGTGTAGATGTGTG GACGGACAAAGCGGAGCCGGACACAGGCCTCTGCCCCTTCTCCCTCCCGGTCTGCGTTATCAGGAG GTACAGTCTCCCCATGCTGGTGTCTTCCCACCACGCCGTGAGCCCCTTCTGCACTGTCCTGCCCCCACACACCGCCTTGCTGGCAGCACCAGCTCCCCGAGAAGCCCTGCAGGTCGCCTGGAACAGAGCCTGGCACGCTGGCACCGCTGCCCTGCTGGAGCAGCTCAGGACCACCAGAGGGGGCACACCTGA GTTTCATGGTGACCTGGTGCTGTCTGAGTCTCaggctgtggtgctgtgtgcgAGTGACATTCACACCACGTTCCAGGACTGTCTGGAGGCCGTGCGTTCTGCCGGCTCCCACAGTCAGGTGACCTCGGCTCTGACCAGAATGCACCTCTGCCTGCTCACTGACCGTCTGGCCCTCAGAGACTCCACTCAGTGCAGTAAGACGGCACTGCAGAGCCTCCCGTGGCACGCTGCTGTAGAGAG ATTTATCCGGGTGCGGCCGGCTTGCTTGCAGGACGAGGAGCTGCTGGTAGATGTTCTGTCATTCCTCAACACCTTCTTCCAGCAAAACCCATCTCCCTCTGATGACGAGGACCTGCGATGGCTCCTGGAACTGCTCCTTAAGCAG gACACACCTGTCCTTCTGGATCTGTTGCTGGCTGTGGAGCCCCAGGTGAAGGCTGAGGACCTTCAAGGCTTTGGTCAGCAGCTCCAGAGAGAGCTGACAAACCTCTTTAACACACTGCTGCTCCGACTCACCTATACCTCagacag gtcgTGTGTGCTGCTGCGTGGTGTGTTGGCGTCGGAGCTGTCCGTGCGGTTGCTGCAGTGTCTGCGGTTGTCAGACGCGCCGTGTTTCTACGGCCTTCCCTCTCTGGAACACACCCTGCACAGCATGACACACACCACCGCCGTGCCCGGCTGGAGCACAAACGTCCCCGGCACTGAGCCGCACACATTGTGCAGGAAGTACCTGAGTGGGCTGCTGGaa GTGATTTCCTCCTTCTGTGTGGAATGGGGAGGGAATTGCATGTCCTTCATGGGAAAAGGAGTGACAAAGAACGCTGTGGTGTGTCTTCTTCACCTCACACACGAGGTGATGGCTGAATGCAAAGATCAG GACTGGCTGCCTCTCTGGTCCCTGGGGCAGGATCAGGGTTCTGACGGATCGTCTGCGGCCCAGCTGGGTCTGGCCTGGCTGATTCCTCTGTGGGTCGACCGAGACCCAGAG GTGCGCTGTGCCAGCCTGGCACTGGGCGCGGCCCTTTCCTCAGTAGCAGGCGGCTGTGTGGCGCTGACGGCCAGCTGCCAGAACATCTCAGGGGGTGTGTGGGCCACACTGCTCAACATCCTACTGGACACTCAGGAGTGTAGCATGGTGCGCAGAGAG GTTGCATTTGTTTTACAGAATCTGCTTGTGATGCCAATGCCCTGTAATGCGGTGGAGGCCAGGGAGAGTTTCTGGCAG agtccGTGTGTGCATGACGAAACGTCGGGCTTGTCCCTGGTGGGCCTGCCTGCCTTGCAGGCACTTTTGTGCCACTGCCATTTTTTTGAGCACGTGGATCAGATGGTGAGGAGCTGCTACAGGGGTCAGCACGCCTTCTCGCTCTGCCCCCCTCTGGCATATGCCCCGCCTCACATCGCCCGTCCTG ATGTGAACGATGCTCTGAAACTGTGGAGAGGTGCAGTTCCTCTAACCTCCACCAGAGGTGTAGTTCCCGCACGTACTGCCGATTCCATGTCTACATCCAGTACTCTG CTCTTTCCAAGCAGCGCCAGTGAGACCCATTCCCCTGTCCCGTCGTCCTGCCCGGCTGCGCGGGACGTGCTGGTTGGCCGGCTCAATGCCCAAG GACAGAGTGACATGGAGAGCTCAGACTCCTCCCTGTCTCAGCAGGGTGTGGAGGGGCCCGCCTGCGTTGCTATAGTAACTCCACATCTGTTGTCTGGTGTTTGTGGCGTGCTCGCCAATCTGGTGGCAGTGTTGCCAGAGTTCAGTCTGTCGGCCCTCACACAACACCACATCCTGACGGGCATGGTCAG cttAGTGGATGCTCTGGTGTTGGAGGACAGTGTGAGGAAGCTGAAGACACTCCCTCTACTTCCTGCTGAAACAGAGGACGCCAGGAGCCAG gtgctgggctgtgtgtatTACGTGGGAAGTGTGTGTAAACTTCTACGGTGTGCAGCTCTGCAGACACAGGAGGTCTTCTCCCAGGCAGACCTGCTACAAGCCCTGCTCCCTCGCCTGCTATCAGTGCTCACATTGGCCGTCACAGACTTGG acGTGTGCACCCGAGGTGCTGTGCTCTCCACCTGGACTGATGTGTTGTCTCTGTTGGTGACGTTGCTGCGCAGACACTCCGCTGCTGCGGCTCCGGCTGTCTGCGCCTCTCTGGGGAAACACTGGCACCGCATCTCAG ACTCCGTCCGCGTGGGCATGCGTGACGGTGACACGGCGCTCTGCATGACCTCactgcacttcctgtgtgtgctgttgtgtgaggaggtgaagggGAGGCGTATGTATGGTGAGGAGCATGCCCCTCCGCTCACCACAGCTCTGAATGCTCAGACGGGAGAGGAACTGTGTGACTTACTGCTGGAG AAATTTGAGAAGACCCAGTTCCAGGATCCTCTGAAGAAGGTCATCAGCAGAGCCCTTGTGTCTCTTCTGGCCTGCAGCCACACTGCACAGACCTACGCCAGCAAAG ctgGCTTCCttgatgcatgtgtggagaagatgAAGACCATCCATTCACAGCTTCAACTGGAGTCTCTGAAACCCTGCAAAGCCGCACATAAGAAAAAG GAAGAGGCCAGCTTGAAGGAACTCAGGATGGTCCTTGAGCTCCTGAGGAACTGTCTGTACAGACATCAGAGATGTAAA GAGGTGGCGACAGAGCTCCGGAtggctgctgtgctgctggCTCTCTGGCCCTGGCTTGTGCTGCACGACCAGGTCATGACCCCAGCACTGGAGCTGCTGTGCGTCTACACGGCCAACTGCAGCACAG cgTGCAGGGCCGTGTGCGGTACCACCACTCACGCTGCTCTTCCCAGGCCAGTGGTTCTGAGTTCTCTGATGCAGGGGGTCATGAAGCTGGCATCTCAGCGGCCGCCTGACAGCGGCTCTGTGCACAGTCTGGCCTTCTCCCTGCTGGCCAACCTGGCTGTCTCCAGAGACTCCAGAGGCCTGCTTCAGAAG